The region AATATTATTTCCTTCGAAGGAACTGgacttgaatttctttttttttcatttttagattCTCCTGATTCTGGCATTGAGAGGCCAGGGAAAGGAGAGAGCGAGGGATCCgaaggaggagaggaagaggaggaggagaggaagcaGGGAAAGAGCCGGcccgagagacagagaggaacgaaacggggaggggaggaggaggaggagagagaggagtctggagagagtgagggaggagagggaaagaaaggaaagaaaaaaagaactgtTTTGGAATCGGAGGAGAGTGAAACCGAGAGGAGCGAGGGAAGGAAACGGCAGGCAAAGAAACGAGAgagcgaggaggaggagagagagagcgagggatcAGAGAGcgaggaggaagagagagagagcaagggaAGGAAACGGCAGGCAAAGAAACGAGAgagcgaggaggaggagagagagaacgaggaggagagagagagcaagggaAGGAAACGGCAGCCAAAGAAACGAGAGagcaaggaggaggaggagagagagagcgagggatcagagagtgaggaggaagagagagagagcaagggaAGGAAACGGCAGCCAAAGAAACGAGAGAacgaggaggagagagagagcaagggaAGGAAACGGCAGCCAAAGAAACGAGAgagcgaggaggaggagagagagagcgaggaggagagagagagcaagggaAGGAAACGGCAGCCAAAGAAACGAgagagcgaggaggaggaggagagagagagcgagggatcAGAGAGCGAGGCAGAGCTGGGGCTGAAAAGAAAGAAGGGAGGAGCGAGAAAGAAGGGGAGCCAAAGAGAGGAGCCGAAGAAGGGAACAAAACAGCAGAGGAGTgaaagtgaggaggaggagagcgaCTCCGAACCCGCGAAAAAGAAGGGAGCGAGAAAGCAGCAGAGAAAGAAAGCGCCGGGAGAGAGGGgcgagagaaagatgggaacgaaaCAGAAGCAGGGAAGAGAGAAAGCAGAGAGCGAGGGATCAGAGAGCGAGGGAGAGCCAGGGAAGAAAGGAAAGGAGAGAGGGAgcgaagaggaggaggaggaggaggagagcgaCATGGAAGTAacggagagagagaaggagaaagaggaagaggagcagggcagcaccagcgatgactcctctctcccctctctggaCGAGGACGAGCGCAAACCAGTCAAGAACGCCAAACCAGTAAAGAACGCCAAACCAGTAAAGAACACCGCGGGAGAGAAGCAGAGCAAGAGAAAGGTAAGCCAAGGAAATAGTGAatcacaccccctctatatagaatgaactccctcagcttcatagagtccaatgaaagctgctgaataatgttcccttgttaacatattgaattgcacaccctctatatagaatgaactccctcagcttcatagagtccaatgaaagctgctgaataatgttcccttgttaacatattgaattgcacaccctctatatagaatgaactccctcagcttcatagtccaatgaaagctgctgaataatgttcccttgttaacatattgaattgcaccccctctatatagaatgaactccctcagcttcatagagtccaatgaaagctgctgaataatgttcccttgttaacatattgaattgcaccccctctatatagaatgaactccctcagcttcatagagtccaatgaaagctgctgaataatgttcccttgttaacatttgaattgcaccccctctatatagaatgaactccctcagcttcatagagtccaatgaaagctgctgaataatgttcccttgttaacatattgaattgcacaccctctatatagaatgaactccctcagcttcatagagtccaatgaaagctgctgaataatgttcccttgttaacatattgaattgcaccccctctatatagaatgaactccctcagcttcatagagtccaatgaaagctgctgaataatgttcccttgttaacatattgaattgcacaccgttttgtagttttcccagatacttaacagaaatgtgacattttgaaatctaacatgaaatactcacTATAcagctattatggcttccagtagaacCCTaactctctctctgtccctctcctctccccctttctctctccctcctctctcccctctgctCTCTCCGCTGTctcccccttctcctcctcctctctcctctccgccctccccccttccccctccctcatctctcttcccctctccgctctctccccctcctcctcctcttcctctcctctcctccctctcctctctcctctctccccccccccccccctctctctctgtgtagaaGTCGGGGTCCCCCCAGGCCGGGGAGGAAGAGCACCCCTCGATCCGCCGTCTCAAGCGCTGTGTGGTGGCGTGCGGGGTGCGCCGGAACTACAAGCGGCTGTTTGAGGG is a window of Acipenser ruthenus unplaced genomic scaffold, fAciRut3.2 maternal haplotype, whole genome shotgun sequence DNA encoding:
- the LOC117398333 gene encoding HIRA-interacting protein 3-like isoform X1, which translates into the protein MEDEKRAREFVSAELKRSPDLSAITHCIVRERYLRHIGLDSLSKEDRQRLKRIVEEELLKMQKSDNDSSDDEPLILKVVRPKTGGTPPGQEGVPKTKRKRESSEEGRGGGGREKKTRLDLINPNSPDSGIERPGKGESEGSEGGEEEEEERKQGKSRPERQRGTKRGGEEEEEREESGESEGGEGKKGKKKRTVLESEESETERSEGRKRQAKKRESEEEERESEGSESEEEERESKGRKRQAKKRESEEEERENEEERESKGRKRQPKKRESKEEEERESEGSESEEEERESKGRKRQPKKRENEEERESKGRKRQPKKRESEEEERESEEERESKGRKRQPKKRESEEEEERESEGSESEAELGLKRKKGGARKKGSQREEPKKGTKQQRSESEEEESDSEPAKKKGARKQQRKKAPGERGERKMGTKQKQGREKAESEGSESEGEPGKKGKERGSEEEEEEEESDMEVTEREKEKEEEEQGSTSDDSSLPSLDEDERKPVKNAKPVKNAKPVKNTAGEKQSKRKKSGSPQAGEEEHPSIRRLKRCVVACGVRRNYKRLFEGCRSNKAKIGVLRRELEELGVQGNPSLEKCKRAKLRREEKAELASLDLSNIIEATGRPRRKAAAVWDPFTSPRAPLSPPREDYRKCVQSESESGSDQENGSHGPGGKRRVTDWENLRGIISDDAESD
- the LOC117398333 gene encoding HIRA-interacting protein 3-like isoform X2, translated to MEDEKRAREFVSAELKRSPDLSAITHCIVRERYLRHIGLDSLSKEDRQRLKRIVEEELLKMQSDNDSSDDEPLILKVVRPKTGGTPPGQEGVPKTKRKRESSEEGRGGGGREKKTRLDLINPNSPDSGIERPGKGESEGSEGGEEEEEERKQGKSRPERQRGTKRGGEEEEEREESGESEGGEGKKGKKKRTVLESEESETERSEGRKRQAKKRESEEEERESEGSESEEEERESKGRKRQAKKRESEEEERENEEERESKGRKRQPKKRESKEEEERESEGSESEEEERESKGRKRQPKKRENEEERESKGRKRQPKKRESEEEERESEEERESKGRKRQPKKRESEEEEERESEGSESEAELGLKRKKGGARKKGSQREEPKKGTKQQRSESEEEESDSEPAKKKGARKQQRKKAPGERGERKMGTKQKQGREKAESEGSESEGEPGKKGKERGSEEEEEEEESDMEVTEREKEKEEEEQGSTSDDSSLPSLDEDERKPVKNAKPVKNAKPVKNTAGEKQSKRKKSGSPQAGEEEHPSIRRLKRCVVACGVRRNYKRLFEGCRSNKAKIGVLRRELEELGVQGNPSLEKCKRAKLRREEKAELASLDLSNIIEATGRPRRKAAAVWDPFTSPRAPLSPPREDYRKCVQSESESGSDQENGSHGPGGKRRVTDWENLRGIISDDAESD